The DNA sequence GCCTGCCATTGCCGGAAAATTTTTCTTTTGCCCAGGCGGCATCCCTCCCCGAAACTTTCTTTACCGTATGGAGCAATGTGTTCGATCGCGGAAAACTTCAAAAAGGAGATCACTTTCTTGTCCACGGTGGCTCCGGCGGAATTGGTTCCACGGCTATCCAGATGGCCAGTGTCTGGGGTTGCCAGGTATTCACCACCGCCGGAACCCCGGAAAAATGCCGGTTTTGCGAGGAACTGGGGGCTTCAAGGGCTATTAATTATCATGTGGAAGATTTTGAAGAGGTGATGAAGGGACTTTACCCCTCGCCTGCCCTGAGCGTGATCCTGGATATGATCGGCGGGGAATACACGCCTAAAAACCTGCGCCTCCTGGCCGATGAGGGCCGCCTTATACAGATCAACGCGGCGAAAGGGAAATCGGCGACAATTGACCTGCTGGAAATCATGCGGCGGCGGCTGGTGGTCACCGGCTCTACCTTGCGCGCCAGGGACTCCGGCTTTAAAAGTGACATTGCCCGAAAGCTGGAAGCAAATATATGGCCTCTTTTATCAGAAGGCCTTATTCTTCCGGTCGTGCATGCTGTTTTTCCGCTGAAAGAGGCGGCGAGGGCACACGAACTGATGGAAAGCGGCGGGCACCTCGGAAAAATAGTCCTGGAAATGCCCTGATCAGTACGCCTGATTTTCTTCCGGCCCGGCCTTTTTTCTTAAAAAAGAAAAGACTAAATTTGCGGCCGCAAACGGGGGCTAGCGAATTGGCCCGGACAATATCATTTTAAAGAAAAATCGAAGAAACAATATGCCAAACGTTGGAAAAATCGTTCAAGTCATCGGCCCTGTAGTGGACGTTAGCTTCTCCGCGGAAAATGCTGAACTTCCGAAAATTTATAACGCGATTACGGTTGCCAAGCCGGACGGCGAGGTTTTAGTACTGGAATGCCAGCAGCACCTGGGGGAAGACCGCGTGCGTACCATTGCCATGGATTCTACGGACGGGCTGGTTCGCGGCATGGACGTGACCGATACCGGGGCGCCGATCAGGATGCCGGTAGGTGATGAAATAAAAGGACGATTGTTCAACGTGGTTGGTTCCGCTATTGACGGGATCGATACAGTTGCCAGCGAAAAAGGTTACCCCATTCACCGCCCCGCTCCCAAATTTGAAGAACTTTCCACCGAATCGGAAGTACTTTTCACCGGGATCAAGGTAATTGACCTTCTGGAGCCTTATTCCAAGGGAGGAAAGATTGGTTTGTTCGGGGGTGCCGGTGTTGGTAAAACGGTACTGATCCAGGAACTCATTAATAATATTGCAAAAGGACACGGAGGATTGTCGGTATTTGCCGGAGTTGGCGAACGTACCCGTGAAGGGAATGACCTGCTGCGCGAATTTATCGAATCCGGCGTTATTGACTATGGAACCGAGTTCCGCAAGTCCATGGAAGAAGGCCGTTGGGACCTGGACAAAGTGGATAAGGAAAAGCTGCTTGAATCCAAGGCTACCCTCGTATTCGGTCAGATGAACGAACCTCCGGGAGCCCGTGCCCGTGTTGCCCTTTCAGGCCTTACCGTAGCGGAATATTTCCGTGACGGGGATGAAGAAAGCGGCGGCCGCGACGTACTCTTCTTTATTGACAATATTTTCCGTTTTACGCAGGCAGGTTCGGAAGTATCCGCCCTTCTTGGTCGTATGCCTTCGGCGGTAGGTTACCAGCCTACCCTGGCCACCGAAATGGGACAGATGCAGGAACGGATCACTTCCACCAAGAGGGGTTCCATTACTTCCGTACAGGCTGTATACGTACCTGCGGATGACCTTACCGACCCGGCGCCGGCGACTACATTTGCCCACCTGGATGCTACCACGGTATTGAACCGTAAAATATCCGAACTGGGTATTTACCCCGCGGTAGACCCGCTTGATTCTACTTCCCGGATTCTTACCAAAGAAGTGGTAGGCGAGGAACACTATAATTGCGCCCAGCGCGTGAAAGAGATCCTGCAGCGTTACAAAGAACTTCAGGACATCATTGCGATCCTGGGTATGGATGAACTTTCCGAAGAAGATAAGCTTACCGTACAGCGTGCCCGCCGAGTACAGCGTTTCCTGTCGCAGCCTTTCCACGTGGCCGAACAATTCACCGGTATCCCGGGTGTGATGGTTGACATTAAGGATACGATCCGCGGTTTCAACATGATCATGGACGGCGAGGTAGACGACTATCCGGAAGCAGCCTTCAACCTGAAAGGAACCATTGAAGATGTAATCGAAGCCGGTAAAAAGATGCTGGCTGAGGCACGGTAATTTCGAAATCTGCGCTCAAATCTGATTTTTATGACGTTAGAGATTCTGACTCCCGATAAAAAGGTATTTTCCGGGGAAGCTACTTCGGTAACTGTCCCCGGAACCCAGGGTTCCTTTACGGTGCTGAATAATCATGCTCCCATCATCTCCACCCTCGAAGCAGGGGAAGTTAAAGTGAAAGGTAACCAGGGAATGGAAACCTTCCACATTAATGGCGGAGTAATTGAAGTACTGAAGAATAAGGTAGTTCTGTTGGCGGAAAGCTTATCTTAAACACGCCCGCCGGTCTGTCCGCCTGACCGGCGCGGTTACTGCCATCCGGGCTCCAAAAGTATCCGGAGCCCGGATGTTTCAAAAGCCCCATCCTATCCCGAAAGAAATATTCTGTATTTCCGGCCCTTCTCCGTCAGCAAAAATGCTCTTCGGGTAATAGCGGCAAAAGACGGAGAAGCCATCATAACCTACGCGTCCAACCCAGGCATACCTGAATTCTCTTAGGTTGAAATTGTCATCCACCTTGGTTTTACCCTCTTCCTGGCTACGCTGCTTCATACGGCCCCTGAGCAGGAATTGCGGTTCAAATCCACCGGTAAATGTTACCTTATTGAAAGTAACCAGCTGCAGATTAAAAGGCAGGGTCAGGTATTTTGCCTTGAATTTATTCTTGGTAAAGTGGATGGGCTCCTCCGTGAAGGTCACATATTCCTGTTCCGGCTGAAGGGTTACGTCATTCTCCAGCGCCCAGTCATTATAGTCCAGGCCCAGCGCAAAATTCATTTCCACGAAATCAGCTGGCCGGAATTTCAGGTTCAGGAAGCGGATCTGTACATTGGTGGAATTGCCGAGTTTCTGTTCAAAATCCTCCATTTCGGGAGCGAGATTCAGGTCACCGTTAACCATAAACGCGTTGAATCCCAGGTCAAAGCCTCCGAGTATGCCGAAATCGAAGACATCTTTCTCCTTTTTCTTTTCATCAGTATCTTCGTTTTTGTCCTGGTCCCTTTCTCCGAAAGTCAGTTCAATACCATCCCCGCTGATCTCTACCCTGGTAGTTTTCACGATCACTGTATCCTTCTGATGTTCCAGGCTGTCTGCTTCCTGGGCGGTCAGTGATCCTGCGGCAAGCACCGCCGTTGTCAGCAATAAATATCGCTTCATATAATTAGAATTACTCATTATCATCAGTTCTTTTCCTTGTGTGATTTCTTTGCCGGCTTGTTGTAGGAGATCGTCAGCAGGCCGAGGTCGAGGCGAACCCCGTTCCATTTGCCGGAATCCGCATCCTTTCCAACGCGTATGAATTTATCTTCGCTCCGGTCAATTGCGGAAGCTACCATATTAAGGGCTTCGCCCACCCCGCTCAACTCCCTGATTTCCTCCGGCAGCTGAACCATCTTTTTTCCATCCTTCCCGGCGGCAAACTGTTCATTCGCATTAGACCGTGAACCGGCAAGGGCCGTTCTCTCCGTGACATCCGGCGCGCCGTAACTCCGGCCCTCTAATTCTGCTGCGGTGGGCGCCAGGAATGCAAGTTCCGGGTCGGCTGTTTCGGTCATGGGATCAATACGTTCGGTAACAGGCGATGAAGACGGCGCGCTGGTCAATACTTCTGCCTTTGCAGGAGAAGAACTCCTTTCAGGGGCAAAACGTTCAGTAGATCCTGCTTCCGCCGGCTGCCTGTCCCGGAGCCCGGTATTATCCGGTGAGGCCGTTGGCCGCCCGGTTGTGCCAGGGCCAGTGCCTGGCCGCCGGGCTATTTCCAGGCCTGACCCTTCCGGCGCTGCCTTTTCTACCGGACCGGGCCCTGGTTTACCAGCTGCTTTACCAGGCGGGGTCTTCTGCCCGGCTTCTACCTGCCCGGATCCATATTGCCCGCTCTCATCCTGCCGGGTTCTGTTTTGAGCGGGCTTGTTCGGTCCGGCTGCTTCCAGTCCGCTTTCGCTCTGCGCACTTCCGCTCTGCGTACTTTCGCTTTGCGCATTTTCGCTTTGCCTACTTTCGCTTTGCGTACTTTCCTCCTGCGAGCGGCTTCTATTAAATACGGTTACTCCTCCCCTGCGCGATCTTGTTATGGAGTCCTTTTCGCCAAGGCTGGAAACAATCTCCTTTTCGAAGGGTCCCTGGTACTGGTACAGCCAGAAGCCCGCCGCGGCGAGCAGGCAAAAGCTTGCGGCTATTTTCAGCCAGGCATAACCGGCTTTTTTCTTCCGGATCGCGGGGCCGTTAATTTCCTCGTCAATATTTTCCCAAAGCGCTGCAGGAGGGTTTACTGAAAAATCCTGCATTTTTTCCCTGAGACGGGCGTCAAACTCCTTATCCTGCTGTTGTTGCATAATTATGATCCTCCCTTCCGGCAATCATCTGCCTTAAAATATTCCTGGCGCGGGCCAGTTGTGATTTCGAAGTACCTTCCGTGATCCCGAGCATGGAAGCAATTTCCTTGTGACTGAACCCTTCAATAAGGTGCATATTTAAAACTGCCCGGTAGCCGGGAGAAAGCCTTTCTATCAGTTTTAGCAACTCTTCGGCATGGATCCGGTCAAGCACGGTTTGCTGATCGCTGAGGCGCTCGCTCAAATGCTCATCGATGGTCTGCAGCGGCTGCATCGAGGCTGTTTTCCGGTATTGTTCAATACTGGTGGTTACCATAATACGCCGAAGCCATCCTTCGAAAGAACCTTCTCCCCTGAAATCATTGAGCTTCCTGAACATTTTAATAAAACCGTTTTGCAAAATGTCCTGCGCATCTTCCGGCGAACCGGCATACCGCAAACACACCGCATACATTTTTGGCGCAAACAACTCATACAGCTTTTTCTGGGCTTTTCGTTCGCCCTGCCTGCATCCTGCTATAAGTTTATCAAGTACGGAGTCGTTCACCAAAATTGCTTTAAGGTCTTGTCGCGATAACAATACTAAGATGATCGGTGGCCAAAAATGGTTGCACAAATCTAGAATAAAATTGATGTAAAGACTTTTTTACTTTGCTCATCGCCTGATCTGGATGACTTTACGCTAAATTAGTTCAGCAGAAAAAACATTCCTGTAATAACCCGCACATGAAAAAATACGAAGCGCTTAACAATTTACTGGGCTGGACTTGTTTTGCCATTGCCCTGGTCACCTACGTATTAACACTCGAACCCGTTGTCAGCTACTGGGACACGGGCGAATTCATTGCCAGCATTCATCGCCTCCAGGTACCGCATCAGCCGGGTGCGCCCCTTTTCCTGATGCTCTACAAGGTATTCATGCTTTTCGCCGGAAATGACCCCAGCCAGCTAGCCTGGTTTGCCAACCTGGCTTCGGCCGTTATGAGCGCTTTTACCATCCTCTTCCTTTTCTGGACCATTACGGCCCTGGCGCGCCGGCTTGCCGGACCGCGGGAAAAAGATCTTTCTGTATCCTCGCTCACAGTAGTGCTTGGAGCGGGGCTTACCGGCGCGCTCGCCTATGCCTTTTCCGACACCTTCTGGTTTTCCGCAGTCGAAACGGAAGTGTACGCCCTTTCCTCACTTTGCTCAGCCATCACTTTCTGGGCGATCCTGAAGTGGGAAGCAGTAACTGATAAGCCAGGAGCGGGACGCTGGCTGTTGCTGATCGCCTACCTTACGGGGCTTTCCATCGGGGTTCATTTACTGAACCTGCTGGCCATTCCGGCCCTGGTGCTGATCTGGTATTTCCGCCGGTACAGCTATTCCCGCAAAGGTTTGTTCCTGGCACTCGGCGGCGGAATTATCATGCTGCTGCTGATCCAGTATGGCATTATTCCCGGAAGCGTTGCACTTGCCGCCCGGCTGGAATTGCTCCTGGTCAACGGCTTCGGGCTGCCCTTCCACTCCGGCCTGGTATTTTTCATTCTGCTGCTGGCCGGCGGACTAGCCTGGGGGCTGTATTTTACCGCCAGGAAACGTAAAGCGGCGCTCAACACAGCTCTTCTTTGTCTTACTTATATTTACATCGGCTTTGCTTCCTATGCCATGATCGTGCTTCGGGCGCAGGCGGGAACCAATATCAACATTAGCAAGCCGGACAATGCCTTTGCCCTGCTCCATTACCTGAGCCGGGGGCAATACCTCCAACAACCCTTGCTTAACGGTCCTGATTTTACCTCTCGTTTACTTCCCGTAGAAGAAAGCAGTACGCCCGAACTAGGCAAATACCGGCGCAAGGGCGATACCTGGCAGCCGGGAGCCTTCAAAGAGGAATTGAAATACGATCATACCTCCTTTTTCCCGCGCATGTGGTACTCCAATCGTGCAGATTTTTATCGCAGCTGGCTCGGCCTTGCGGAAAACGAACAGCCTGATTTCATGGATAACCTTCGTTTCTTTTTAAGCTACCAGGTGGGCCATTTATATGGCCGCTATTTTATGTGGAATTTTGCCGGAAGGGTCAACGATACGCAAGGCAATTACGCCGGCACCCTCGACGGGAACTGGATCAGCGGTATTCAACCGTTCGACGAGCTGCGCCTGGGCAATATGGAGCAACTCCCCGCCCGTATTACGGAGAATAAAGCACATAATACCTTATTCTGCCTGCCCTTACTGCTCGGGCTGGCCGGCCTTATGTACCAGTACAGGAAAAACAAAAAGGACTTCATGGTGATTGCCTGTCTTTTCCTCTTCACCGGGGTTGCTATTATCGTTTACCTTAACCAGTACCCGCTTCAGCCCCGTGAACGCGATTATACATTTGCGGGCTCTTTTTATGCCTTCGCTATCTGGATAGGACTGGGAGTGGCCGGTGTACACCACCTGTTGTCCACCCTTGTCCGGAAACTGAGCCCGGCAGCAGGCAAGGCGGCGGGGACGGCGGCGAGTAAGGCGGCGGGCGTTTACCAGCTTTGGAACCTGCGCCCCGCGCTTGCTTCCTGCC is a window from the Anseongella ginsenosidimutans genome containing:
- the atpD gene encoding F0F1 ATP synthase subunit beta, translated to MPNVGKIVQVIGPVVDVSFSAENAELPKIYNAITVAKPDGEVLVLECQQHLGEDRVRTIAMDSTDGLVRGMDVTDTGAPIRMPVGDEIKGRLFNVVGSAIDGIDTVASEKGYPIHRPAPKFEELSTESEVLFTGIKVIDLLEPYSKGGKIGLFGGAGVGKTVLIQELINNIAKGHGGLSVFAGVGERTREGNDLLREFIESGVIDYGTEFRKSMEEGRWDLDKVDKEKLLESKATLVFGQMNEPPGARARVALSGLTVAEYFRDGDEESGGRDVLFFIDNIFRFTQAGSEVSALLGRMPSAVGYQPTLATEMGQMQERITSTKRGSITSVQAVYVPADDLTDPAPATTFAHLDATTVLNRKISELGIYPAVDPLDSTSRILTKEVVGEEHYNCAQRVKEILQRYKELQDIIAILGMDELSEEDKLTVQRARRVQRFLSQPFHVAEQFTGIPGVMVDIKDTIRGFNMIMDGEVDDYPEAAFNLKGTIEDVIEAGKKMLAEAR
- a CDS encoding NAD(P)H-quinone oxidoreductase, which codes for MKAIIITQPGEPGVLQLAERPVPVPAAGEVLIKVKAAGLNRPDIAQRKGRYPAPEGAPADIPGLEIAGILESVAEKKDGAGGRWKAGDSVCALVSGGGYAEYCCVPEGQCLPLPENFSFAQAASLPETFFTVWSNVFDRGKLQKGDHFLVHGGSGGIGSTAIQMASVWGCQVFTTAGTPEKCRFCEELGASRAINYHVEDFEEVMKGLYPSPALSVILDMIGGEYTPKNLRLLADEGRLIQINAAKGKSATIDLLEIMRRRLVVTGSTLRARDSGFKSDIARKLEANIWPLLSEGLILPVVHAVFPLKEAARAHELMESGGHLGKIVLEMP
- a CDS encoding glycosyltransferase family 117 protein is translated as MKKYEALNNLLGWTCFAIALVTYVLTLEPVVSYWDTGEFIASIHRLQVPHQPGAPLFLMLYKVFMLFAGNDPSQLAWFANLASAVMSAFTILFLFWTITALARRLAGPREKDLSVSSLTVVLGAGLTGALAYAFSDTFWFSAVETEVYALSSLCSAITFWAILKWEAVTDKPGAGRWLLLIAYLTGLSIGVHLLNLLAIPALVLIWYFRRYSYSRKGLFLALGGGIIMLLLIQYGIIPGSVALAARLELLLVNGFGLPFHSGLVFFILLLAGGLAWGLYFTARKRKAALNTALLCLTYIYIGFASYAMIVLRAQAGTNINISKPDNAFALLHYLSRGQYLQQPLLNGPDFTSRLLPVEESSTPELGKYRRKGDTWQPGAFKEELKYDHTSFFPRMWYSNRADFYRSWLGLAENEQPDFMDNLRFFLSYQVGHLYGRYFMWNFAGRVNDTQGNYAGTLDGNWISGIQPFDELRLGNMEQLPARITENKAHNTLFCLPLLLGLAGLMYQYRKNKKDFMVIACLFLFTGVAIIVYLNQYPLQPRERDYTFAGSFYAFAIWIGLGVAGVHHLLSTLVRKLSPAAGKAAGTAASKAAGVYQLWNLRPALASCLSVAVCLLAVPLLMAVQEWDDHDRSGRTFVRDMAYNYLTGLDKNAILITNADNNTYPLWYLQEVENVRPDVRVAIYQFFGSDSYVKQMKEPMNESAPLPLALGPNSYAEDAPVFLPVIDKGLKGYVPLKEVTAFAGTDTPAFKVMLSNGKSSNYFPTTKFKIAVDREKAIASGAAEEGEAIVPAIEWEYKDNYVSKPDLFQLDLLAHLDWTRPLYLASTSASTVTLGLDDYYRSEGLAVRLTPVKDTLTTREGDFRTGTSEMYANLMHKYRWNGLKDDHLYVDSETVNMINHYRSLFADLALASYQSGQKDTCIAVLDRMQEVLPPRFSHPSAPVHNINTLTHIQMANLYYECNQPAKGDRLMQEARAFITDSLDYYVSLKPARRRTYQQDIGIGLYAMEQMKASAQAHRREQLQRELTAAYEGYRAIL
- the atpC gene encoding ATP synthase F1 subunit epsilon; the protein is MTLEILTPDKKVFSGEATSVTVPGTQGSFTVLNNHAPIISTLEAGEVKVKGNQGMETFHINGGVIEVLKNKVVLLAESLS
- a CDS encoding outer membrane beta-barrel protein; amino-acid sequence: MKRYLLLTTAVLAAGSLTAQEADSLEHQKDTVIVKTTRVEISGDGIELTFGERDQDKNEDTDEKKKEKDVFDFGILGGFDLGFNAFMVNGDLNLAPEMEDFEQKLGNSTNVQIRFLNLKFRPADFVEMNFALGLDYNDWALENDVTLQPEQEYVTFTEEPIHFTKNKFKAKYLTLPFNLQLVTFNKVTFTGGFEPQFLLRGRMKQRSQEEGKTKVDDNFNLREFRYAWVGRVGYDGFSVFCRYYPKSIFADGEGPEIQNISFGIGWGF
- a CDS encoding RNA polymerase sigma factor produces the protein MNDSVLDKLIAGCRQGERKAQKKLYELFAPKMYAVCLRYAGSPEDAQDILQNGFIKMFRKLNDFRGEGSFEGWLRRIMVTTSIEQYRKTASMQPLQTIDEHLSERLSDQQTVLDRIHAEELLKLIERLSPGYRAVLNMHLIEGFSHKEIASMLGITEGTSKSQLARARNILRQMIAGREDHNYATTAG